From one Eriocheir sinensis breed Jianghai 21 chromosome 60, ASM2467909v1, whole genome shotgun sequence genomic stretch:
- the LOC126985820 gene encoding probable E3 ubiquitin-protein ligase HECTD2 isoform X2 — protein sequence MATEWEQLREELLTPNTLRLQRLSGVVNLMDSLSESLLQSSGGLTCPSCKVTVEGGGGAGGGRLRQMCPYCGSFYNNGANTDVRLRRGREIRVELPHIDVDSRSRIGSFGNYMLGRLGGFLFNDPPSQPTTTITTVTTTNDNNNNEDENENNNNSYSVTTPTTPPTITTTISLSPGSSGSSSSSSSSSSSSCEEGRLGLLSRIDGSHYRLGSGSSLPPIRQQDIQNRRNSLVVVPQRGSATGVRRGALRSARSEERLSTRNNDSPLTTSQRPVYPARTTRREEFMQEVRRTKETKQYGEMKKFYFDTFESYASICATFKRDPDQDGARADDPGLKMELVYTVHDAVREMPSVVHKHFLKAVINSLLQERPHLFSKDRVRALFVILQTPVFLTQSSYTVLAHVLRNITSLSNGDHQLLVSWFRVLEVSRLRMLVGIIIQFITVRQFPPPDRSLPPLSKSKWWIPTATRVLAILYASNSSGQPPLLHYTEFYNHALDHVDLMGEYKVWQVPDRPDSFSYCQYPFILSIVAKRHILTKDAEQQMILTARRSLVAKVARHQPPQIDIFFLNINIRRNYLVEDSLKEIATKKRDLKKKLKVTFEGEPGLDMGGLTKEWFMLLIKQIFKPENKMFVYHPSKRLYWFSMSQEGNLREYNLIGVLMGLAVYNSIILDIHFPAICYRKLLSPPVVPAYEHVAVGVAKTPSLTDFGEIMPEVAHGLQELLKYEGDVEEDMCLTFQVSLEEFGLPRTFNLKEQGEALPVTNENREEFVTLYLDWILNTAIYEQFRAFYLGFHTVCASNALIMLRPEEVEMLVCGSPRLDLNELRKVADYDGYTPEHPTIKWFWEVVSEMPVGQQKLFLLFTTGSDRIPVGGMGEMVFKISCWKGHTHMLPQAHTCFNQLVLPPYGSKEALKNKLHIALAYAEGFGLE from the exons TGACGGTGGAAGGCGGGGGCGGTGCGGGTGGCGGCAGGCTCCGTCAGATGTGTCCTTATTGCGGGAGCTTCTACAATAACGGAGCCAACACGGACGTCAGGCTGAGGAGGGGCCGGGAGATACGAGTGGAGCTGCCGCatata GACGTGGATAGCCGTTCGCGTATTGGCAGCTTCGGGAACTACATGCTGGGGCGTCTGGGTGGCTTCCTATTCAATGACCCCCCCtcacaacccaccaccaccatcaccaccgtcaccaccaccaacgacaacaacaacaatgaggatgaaaatgaaaacaacaacaacagctacagcGTCACAACTCCCACTACCCCtcccactatcactactactatcaGCCTCAGccctggtagtagtggtagtagtagtagtagtagtagtagtagtagtagtagttgcgagGAAGGGAGGCTGGGGTTGCTGTCGAGGATTGATGGATCGCACTACAGGCTCGGTTCGGGAAGCTCGCTACCCCCTATACGGCAGCAG GACATCCAGAATCGCCGCAATAGCCTGGTGGTGGTGCCTCAGCGTGGGTCAGCGACGGGGGTGCGGCGCGGGGCCCTGAGGTCAGCACGCAGCGAGGAGAGACTCAGCACTCGGAACAATGATAGCCCCCTCACCACCAGCCAGCGCCCTGTGTACCCCGCCAGGACCACACGGCGCGAGGAATTCAT gcaggaggtgaggaggacgaaggagaccAAGCAGTACGGGGAGATGAAGAAATTCTACTTTGACACCTTCGAGTCCTACGCCAGTATTTGTGCCACGTTCAAG CGCGACCCAGATCAGGACGGAGCGAGGGCAGACGATCCTGGACTTAAAATGGAACTTGTATATACCGTTCATGATGCTGTTAGAgaaatg CCATCCGTCGTCCACAAACACTTCCTCAAGGCTGTCATCAACTCCCTCCTGCAAGAACGGCCGCACCTCTTCAGCAAGGACCGGGTGAGGGCGCTCTTCGTCATCCTCCAGACCCCAGTGTTCCTCACCCAGTCGTCGTATACTGTTCTCGCTCACGTCCTCAGGAATATCACGTCTCTCAGCAACGGGGACCACCAGCTGCTTGTGTCCTGGTTCAGAGT GCTGGAGGTGTCGCGGCTGAGGATGTTGGTTGGAATCATCATCCAATTCATAACCGTCCGCCAGTTCCCGCCCCCCGACCGCTCCCTCCCGCCCCTCAGCAAGAGCAAGTGGTGGATCCCGACGGCCACGAGGGTGCTGGCTATCTTGT acgCCAGCAACAGTTCCGGCcagcctcctctcctccactacaCCGAGTTCTACAACCATGCGCTGGACCATGTGGACTTGATGGGGGAGTACAAGGTGTGGCAGGTCCCCGACAGGCCAGACTCCTTCTCCTACTGCCAGTAccctttcatcctctccatcGTGGCCAAGAGGCATATACTGACCAAGGACGCCGAGCAGCAGATGATCCTGACGGCCCGGCGTTCGCTAGTGGCCAAGGTGGCGCGTCATCAACCTCCACAAATCGACATCTTCTTCCTCAACATTAACATTCGACGGAACTACCTGGTGGAGGACTCGCTCAAGGAG atCGCCACCAAGAAGCGAGACCTGAAGAAGAAGCTGAAGGTGACATTCGAGGGAGAGCCGGGCCTCGACATGGGCGGCTTGACCAAGGAGTGGTTCATGTTACTCATCAAGCAGATATtcaag CCAGAGAATAAGATGTTTGTATACCACCCCAGCAAGCGACTCTACTGGTTCTCAATGAGTCAGGAAGGGAACTTGAGGGAATACAACTTGATAGGCGTGCTGATGGGCCTGGCCGTGTACAACTCAATCATCCTGGACATTCACTTCCCTGCGATTTGCTACAG gaagCTACTCAGTCCCCCCGTGGTCCCGGCGTACGAACACGTGGCGGTGGGCGTGGCAAAGACTCCCTCACTGACCGACTTCGGGGAGATAATGCCG GAGGTAGCACACGGCCTCCAGGAGCTGCTTAAGTACGAGGGGGACGTTGAGGAGGATATGTGCCTGACTTTCCAg GTGTCGCTCGAGGAGTTCGGTCTTCCGCGCACCTTCAACCTCAAGGAGCAGGGGGAGGCTCTACCTGTGACTAACGAGAACAGGGAGGAGTTCGTCACGCTCTACCTGGACTGGATTCTCAACACCGCTATCTATGAGCAGTTTCGGGCGTTTTATCTCGGCTTCCATACTGTCTGTGCCTCCAACGCCCTCAtc ATGCTGCGGCCGGAGGAGGTTGAGATGCTGGTGTGTGGGTCTCCGCGCCTGGACCTTAATGAACTGCGGAAGGTGGCGGATTATGATGGTTACACGCCCGAGCACCCCACCATAAA GTGGTTCTGGGAGGTGGTCAGCGAGATGCCAGTGGGTCAACAGAAGCTCTTCCTACTCTTCACCACGGGCAGCGACAGGATACCAGTGGGCGGCATGGGGGAGATGGTCTTCAAGATATCATGCTGGAAGGGACACACTCACATGCTTCCCCAAGCCCATACTTGCTTCAATCAGCTGGTCCTCCCGCCCTATGGATCTAAGGAAGCACTCAAGAACAAGCTGCATATTGCCCTGGCTTATGCGGAAGGGTTTGGCTTGGAGTAG
- the LOC126985820 gene encoding probable E3 ubiquitin-protein ligase HECTD2 isoform X1 yields the protein MATEWEQLREELLTPNTLRLQRLSGVVNLMDSLSESLLQSSGGLTCPSCKVTVEGGGGAGGGRLRQMCPYCGSFYNNGANTDVRLRRGREIRVELPHIDVDSRSRIGSFGNYMLGRLGGFLFNDPPSQPTTTITTVTTTNDNNNNEDENENNNNSYSVTTPTTPPTITTTISLSPGSSGSSSSSSSSSSSSCEEGRLGLLSRIDGSHYRLGSGSSLPPIRQQDIQNRRNSLVVVPQRGSATGVRRGALRSARSEERLSTRNNDSPLTTSQRPVYPARTTRREEFMQEVRRTKETKQYGEMKKFYFDTFESYASICATFKRDPDQDGARADDPGLKMELVYTVHDAVREMPSVVHKHFLKAVINSLLQERPHLFSKDRVRALFVILQTPVFLTQSSYTVLAHVLRNITSLSNGDHQLLVSWFRVLEVSRLRMLVGIIIQFITVRQFPPPDRSLPPLSKSKWWIPTATRVLAILYASNSSGQPPLLHYTEFYNHALDHVDLMGEYKVWQVPDRPDSFSYCQYPFILSIVAKRHILTKDAEQQMILTARRSLVAKVARHQPPQIDIFFLNINIRRNYLVEDSLKEIATKKRDLKKKLKVTFEGEPGLDMGGLTKEWFMLLIKQIFKQPENKMFVYHPSKRLYWFSMSQEGNLREYNLIGVLMGLAVYNSIILDIHFPAICYRKLLSPPVVPAYEHVAVGVAKTPSLTDFGEIMPEVAHGLQELLKYEGDVEEDMCLTFQVSLEEFGLPRTFNLKEQGEALPVTNENREEFVTLYLDWILNTAIYEQFRAFYLGFHTVCASNALIMLRPEEVEMLVCGSPRLDLNELRKVADYDGYTPEHPTIKWFWEVVSEMPVGQQKLFLLFTTGSDRIPVGGMGEMVFKISCWKGHTHMLPQAHTCFNQLVLPPYGSKEALKNKLHIALAYAEGFGLE from the exons TGACGGTGGAAGGCGGGGGCGGTGCGGGTGGCGGCAGGCTCCGTCAGATGTGTCCTTATTGCGGGAGCTTCTACAATAACGGAGCCAACACGGACGTCAGGCTGAGGAGGGGCCGGGAGATACGAGTGGAGCTGCCGCatata GACGTGGATAGCCGTTCGCGTATTGGCAGCTTCGGGAACTACATGCTGGGGCGTCTGGGTGGCTTCCTATTCAATGACCCCCCCtcacaacccaccaccaccatcaccaccgtcaccaccaccaacgacaacaacaacaatgaggatgaaaatgaaaacaacaacaacagctacagcGTCACAACTCCCACTACCCCtcccactatcactactactatcaGCCTCAGccctggtagtagtggtagtagtagtagtagtagtagtagtagtagtagtagttgcgagGAAGGGAGGCTGGGGTTGCTGTCGAGGATTGATGGATCGCACTACAGGCTCGGTTCGGGAAGCTCGCTACCCCCTATACGGCAGCAG GACATCCAGAATCGCCGCAATAGCCTGGTGGTGGTGCCTCAGCGTGGGTCAGCGACGGGGGTGCGGCGCGGGGCCCTGAGGTCAGCACGCAGCGAGGAGAGACTCAGCACTCGGAACAATGATAGCCCCCTCACCACCAGCCAGCGCCCTGTGTACCCCGCCAGGACCACACGGCGCGAGGAATTCAT gcaggaggtgaggaggacgaaggagaccAAGCAGTACGGGGAGATGAAGAAATTCTACTTTGACACCTTCGAGTCCTACGCCAGTATTTGTGCCACGTTCAAG CGCGACCCAGATCAGGACGGAGCGAGGGCAGACGATCCTGGACTTAAAATGGAACTTGTATATACCGTTCATGATGCTGTTAGAgaaatg CCATCCGTCGTCCACAAACACTTCCTCAAGGCTGTCATCAACTCCCTCCTGCAAGAACGGCCGCACCTCTTCAGCAAGGACCGGGTGAGGGCGCTCTTCGTCATCCTCCAGACCCCAGTGTTCCTCACCCAGTCGTCGTATACTGTTCTCGCTCACGTCCTCAGGAATATCACGTCTCTCAGCAACGGGGACCACCAGCTGCTTGTGTCCTGGTTCAGAGT GCTGGAGGTGTCGCGGCTGAGGATGTTGGTTGGAATCATCATCCAATTCATAACCGTCCGCCAGTTCCCGCCCCCCGACCGCTCCCTCCCGCCCCTCAGCAAGAGCAAGTGGTGGATCCCGACGGCCACGAGGGTGCTGGCTATCTTGT acgCCAGCAACAGTTCCGGCcagcctcctctcctccactacaCCGAGTTCTACAACCATGCGCTGGACCATGTGGACTTGATGGGGGAGTACAAGGTGTGGCAGGTCCCCGACAGGCCAGACTCCTTCTCCTACTGCCAGTAccctttcatcctctccatcGTGGCCAAGAGGCATATACTGACCAAGGACGCCGAGCAGCAGATGATCCTGACGGCCCGGCGTTCGCTAGTGGCCAAGGTGGCGCGTCATCAACCTCCACAAATCGACATCTTCTTCCTCAACATTAACATTCGACGGAACTACCTGGTGGAGGACTCGCTCAAGGAG atCGCCACCAAGAAGCGAGACCTGAAGAAGAAGCTGAAGGTGACATTCGAGGGAGAGCCGGGCCTCGACATGGGCGGCTTGACCAAGGAGTGGTTCATGTTACTCATCAAGCAGATATtcaag cAGCCAGAGAATAAGATGTTTGTATACCACCCCAGCAAGCGACTCTACTGGTTCTCAATGAGTCAGGAAGGGAACTTGAGGGAATACAACTTGATAGGCGTGCTGATGGGCCTGGCCGTGTACAACTCAATCATCCTGGACATTCACTTCCCTGCGATTTGCTACAG gaagCTACTCAGTCCCCCCGTGGTCCCGGCGTACGAACACGTGGCGGTGGGCGTGGCAAAGACTCCCTCACTGACCGACTTCGGGGAGATAATGCCG GAGGTAGCACACGGCCTCCAGGAGCTGCTTAAGTACGAGGGGGACGTTGAGGAGGATATGTGCCTGACTTTCCAg GTGTCGCTCGAGGAGTTCGGTCTTCCGCGCACCTTCAACCTCAAGGAGCAGGGGGAGGCTCTACCTGTGACTAACGAGAACAGGGAGGAGTTCGTCACGCTCTACCTGGACTGGATTCTCAACACCGCTATCTATGAGCAGTTTCGGGCGTTTTATCTCGGCTTCCATACTGTCTGTGCCTCCAACGCCCTCAtc ATGCTGCGGCCGGAGGAGGTTGAGATGCTGGTGTGTGGGTCTCCGCGCCTGGACCTTAATGAACTGCGGAAGGTGGCGGATTATGATGGTTACACGCCCGAGCACCCCACCATAAA GTGGTTCTGGGAGGTGGTCAGCGAGATGCCAGTGGGTCAACAGAAGCTCTTCCTACTCTTCACCACGGGCAGCGACAGGATACCAGTGGGCGGCATGGGGGAGATGGTCTTCAAGATATCATGCTGGAAGGGACACACTCACATGCTTCCCCAAGCCCATACTTGCTTCAATCAGCTGGTCCTCCCGCCCTATGGATCTAAGGAAGCACTCAAGAACAAGCTGCATATTGCCCTGGCTTATGCGGAAGGGTTTGGCTTGGAGTAG